A window from Leptothermofonsia sichuanensis E412 encodes these proteins:
- a CDS encoding HepT-like ribonuclease domain-containing protein: protein MSSRSAKERIQDILNAIDSIQSRTTGMSFDQFSQDETIVKAVLYDLIVIGEAAINIPVDVQALAPELPWRLMSDMRNIMAHEYFQVSLRITWSTIQNNLPPLINPLQQLQTKL, encoded by the coding sequence ATGTCTTCTAGATCTGCAAAAGAGCGTATTCAAGATATTCTCAATGCCATTGATAGCATTCAGAGCCGAACTACTGGCATGAGTTTTGATCAATTTAGTCAAGATGAAACGATCGTTAAAGCCGTACTTTATGACCTCATTGTGATTGGTGAAGCAGCGATTAATATTCCTGTTGATGTTCAAGCCCTAGCACCTGAACTTCCTTGGCGGCTCATGAGTGATATGAGAAATATTATGGCTCACGAATATTTTCAAGTCAGTCTACGAATTACTTGGTCAACAATTCAAAATAACCTACCTCCTCTGATTAATCCTTTACAACAATTACAGACAAAATTATGA
- a CDS encoding nucleotidyltransferase family protein — MKIIRAIIISSKKVKGKSMKKLDALKLVQSHQEELQKLGVKSLNLFGSVARGQANPQSDVDILVELDESIGFFEFFHIKHYLEDLFQCPVDLGTVDALKEHLRQPILEEVVHVF; from the coding sequence ATGAAAATCATTAGAGCCATTATTATTTCAAGTAAAAAGGTAAAAGGCAAAAGTATGAAAAAGTTGGATGCACTCAAGCTAGTTCAATCTCACCAAGAGGAGCTACAAAAGTTAGGCGTTAAGTCGCTCAATCTTTTTGGCTCCGTTGCCCGTGGTCAAGCCAACCCTCAAAGTGATGTGGATATCTTAGTGGAACTTGATGAATCTATTGGCTTCTTTGAATTTTTCCACATTAAACATTATCTGGAAGATCTTTTTCAGTGTCCTGTTGATTTAGGGACAGTTGACGCTCTCAAAGAACATCTCAGGCAACCGATCTTGGAGGAAGTGGTTCATGTCTTCTAG
- a CDS encoding DUF29 domain-containing protein, giving the protein MSQTSNLAALYEQDILLWSEDAVAKLKAQDFDHSDFWLESSEE; this is encoded by the coding sequence ATGTCTCAAACCAGTAATTTGGCGGCTCTCTATGAGCAAGACATTTTGCTGTGGTCAGAAGACGCTGTTGCCAAACTTAAGGCGCAGGACTTTGATCATAGTGACTTCTGGCTGGAATCATCGGAGGAGTAA
- a CDS encoding XisH family protein — translation MAKDLFHDVVKTALIKDGWQITDDPLFLKVGGVDFFIDLGAEKLLAAERDGEKIAVEIKSFINTSSIADFHLAIGQFINYRVALKAADPERQLFLAVPDITYNTFFQKEFPRMVIKQYQLKLFVYDIENEVIVLWQT, via the coding sequence ATGGCAAAAGATCTGTTCCATGATGTCGTTAAAACTGCCCTAATCAAAGATGGCTGGCAAATTACTGACGATCCGCTTTTCCTCAAAGTAGGTGGCGTAGACTTTTTCATCGACCTCGGCGCAGAAAAACTACTTGCCGCCGAACGCGATGGTGAAAAGATCGCTGTCGAGATCAAAAGCTTTATCAACACCTCCAGCATTGCCGATTTCCATCTTGCGATCGGGCAATTCATTAACTACCGTGTTGCATTAAAAGCAGCCGATCCAGAACGGCAATTATTTCTGGCTGTTCCCGACATCACCTACAATACATTTTTTCAAAAAGAGTTTCCACGCATGGTAATTAAGCAGTATCAACTTAAACTCTTTGTATATGACATTGAAAATGAGGTGATTGTTCTATGGCAAACCTAG
- a CDS encoding type II toxin-antitoxin system VapC family toxin: MSSVLVDSNVILDVLTEDRTWFEWSAGQLVDCAEQGKLLINPIIYAEVSIGFTQRAELDAALPQSFFQREPLPYDAAFLAGKAFLAYRQRGGERRSPLPDFYIGAHAMIAGHTLLTRDATRYRTYFPEITLIAPS; this comes from the coding sequence ATGAGTAGTGTTTTGGTGGATAGTAATGTCATTCTTGATGTTTTGACTGAGGATCGGACTTGGTTTGAGTGGTCTGCGGGGCAATTGGTGGACTGTGCTGAACAGGGAAAGTTGCTAATCAATCCGATTATTTATGCAGAAGTATCGATCGGCTTTACACAACGTGCAGAGCTAGACGCAGCGCTGCCCCAGTCTTTTTTTCAGCGCGAACCTTTACCTTACGACGCAGCATTTCTTGCAGGAAAGGCTTTTTTAGCCTATCGGCAAAGGGGTGGGGAACGTCGCTCTCCCTTGCCAGACTTTTATATTGGTGCCCATGCAATGATTGCTGGACATACTCTGTTAACCAGAGATGCAACTCGCTACCGTACCTACTTTCCCGAAATAACATTGATTGCTCCTTCATGA
- a CDS encoding nucleotidyltransferase family protein has translation MTILQLNSRLQSRLGITPEQLAEFCQRWKVAELALFGSVLRDDFSANSDIDILVSFVPHHSWGLEFIQMREELAILFKRPVDLLTRQSIMNSHNALRRQAILDSAEVIYAAR, from the coding sequence ATGACTATACTGCAACTCAATTCCAGACTTCAATCCCGATTAGGAATTACCCCAGAGCAGCTCGCTGAATTTTGCCAACGATGGAAAGTGGCTGAACTCGCCCTCTTTGGATCAGTTCTGCGTGATGACTTTTCCGCCAATAGCGATATTGATATTTTAGTCAGCTTTGTTCCTCATCACTCTTGGGGCTTAGAGTTTATTCAAATGCGAGAAGAACTAGCCATTCTTTTTAAGCGACCAGTTGATCTATTAACCCGTCAAAGTATTATGAACAGCCATAATGCTCTCCGTCGTCAAGCAATATTAGACTCAGCGGAGGTCATCTATGCAGCGAGATAA
- a CDS encoding XisI protein, protein MANLEKLQTYRTIIKQLLEEYAAYKPSYGDIEIQMIFDTEHDHYQVVAIGWNKKERIYGCSIHLDIKDEKIWIQVNNTELDIAQDLVEQGIPKEDIVIGFQPPYLRQYSGYATV, encoded by the coding sequence ATGGCAAACCTAGAAAAACTTCAAACTTATCGAACCATCATCAAGCAACTACTGGAGGAATATGCTGCCTACAAACCATCCTATGGTGACATTGAAATTCAAATGATTTTCGACACAGAACATGACCATTATCAAGTGGTTGCGATCGGCTGGAATAAAAAAGAGAGAATCTATGGTTGTTCAATTCATTTGGATATTAAAGATGAGAAAATTTGGATTCAGGTCAATAATACCGAGTTAGATATTGCTCAAGACCTGGTTGAACAAGGAATACCCAAAGAAGATATTGTCATTGGATTTCAACCGCCTTACTTGCGTCAATATTCAGGTTATGCAACCGTTTAA
- a CDS encoding DUF29 domain-containing protein — translation MPSNLYETDFYAWTLEQSKLLKEGDFKHLDIPNLVEEIESLGKQQRQELRNRLGVLIGHLLKWDYQPEKRTKSWRVTIQIQRREINDLLEENPSLKPYLSAAIAKVYRAGVDLVRLETPLDDEDLPQNCPYSVQQLLDLNFPVDLNQGHQESQQ, via the coding sequence ATGCCATCCAATCTCTATGAGACCGATTTTTACGCCTGGACGTTGGAGCAATCGAAATTGCTCAAAGAGGGCGATTTTAAGCATCTGGATATTCCTAATCTCGTGGAGGAAATTGAGTCGTTGGGGAAGCAACAGCGTCAGGAACTCAGAAACCGACTAGGCGTTTTGATCGGGCACCTATTGAAGTGGGATTACCAGCCCGAAAAGCGTACCAAAAGCTGGCGAGTGACGATTCAAATCCAGAGACGAGAAATCAATGACTTATTGGAGGAAAATCCTAGTCTCAAGCCATACTTATCAGCAGCGATCGCCAAGGTCTATCGGGCAGGCGTAGATTTAGTACGGCTGGAAACCCCGTTAGATGATGAAGACCTACCCCAAAACTGTCCTTATTCTGTGCAACAATTGCTCGACCTCAATTTTCCTGTAGATTTGAATCAAGGTCATCAGGAGTCACAGCAATGA
- a CDS encoding nucleotidyltransferase family protein — protein MATLQLNSRLQSRLGITPEQLAEFCNRWKIAELALFGSVLRDDFSANSDIDILVSFTPHHSWGLEFIQMREELSTLFKRPVDLLTHKSIISSHNALRRQAILDSAEVIYAAR, from the coding sequence ATGGCAACACTTCAACTAAACTCTAGACTTCAATCCCGACTGGGGATTACTCCAGAACAACTTGCCGAATTTTGTAATCGGTGGAAAATAGCTGAACTCGCTCTCTTCGGCTCAGTCTTGCGAGATGACTTTTCTGCCAACAGTGATATTGATATTTTAGTCAGCTTTACTCCTCATCATTCCTGGGGTTTAGAGTTTATTCAAATGCGAGAAGAGCTGTCTACCCTTTTTAAGCGACCAGTCGATTTATTAACTCATAAAAGTATTATAAGTAGCCACAATGCTCTTCGCCGTCAAGCAATTCTAGACTCAGCGGAGGTCATCTATGCTGCGAGATAA
- a CDS encoding DUF29 domain-containing protein, with product MNPNIYETDFYAWTVEQSKLLKEGNFKHLDIPNLVEEIESLGKQECREIESCLGILIGHLLKWDYQPDKRSKSWRATIREQRRAAQKLIAQNPSLKTYLAEAIADAYESGKDLVVKETPLDYGDLPENCPYTSEQLVDPNFPNDLNLAR from the coding sequence ATGAACCCTAATATCTATGAAACTGATTTCTACGCTTGGACAGTAGAGCAGTCAAAGTTGCTTAAGGAAGGCAATTTTAAGCATTTAGATATTCCGAATCTAGTAGAGGAAATTGAGTCATTGGGAAAGCAGGAATGCCGAGAGATAGAGAGTTGTTTAGGAATTTTAATTGGGCATTTACTGAAATGGGACTACCAACCCGACAAGCGCAGTAAAAGTTGGAGGGCAACGATTCGTGAGCAACGACGGGCAGCACAAAAACTCATTGCCCAGAACCCCAGTCTCAAGACCTATTTGGCAGAGGCGATCGCCGATGCCTATGAATCGGGCAAGGATTTAGTGGTGAAGGAAACCCCTTTAGATTATGGAGATTTGCCTGAGAATTGTCCCTATACATCCGAGCAACTGGTTGACCCTAACTTTCCCAACGATTTGAATCTAGCTCGGTGA
- a CDS encoding HepT-like ribonuclease domain-containing protein, with the protein MQRDKQALIDISTAIQQTLLYAQGIDQDNLQQDDEKQAAILYRLIVIGEATKRLSNEFRERYPAIPWRQMAGLRDVVIHDYDELDFDILWNVIHINLPDILPEIQAILEGLER; encoded by the coding sequence ATGCAGCGAGATAAACAGGCATTAATAGATATTTCTACCGCTATTCAACAAACATTACTGTATGCTCAAGGCATTGATCAGGATAATTTACAACAAGATGACGAGAAGCAAGCTGCCATTTTATATCGACTCATTGTGATTGGAGAAGCAACCAAGCGTCTATCTAATGAATTTCGTGAGCGATATCCAGCAATTCCCTGGCGGCAAATGGCTGGTTTGAGAGATGTCGTTATCCATGACTATGATGAACTGGATTTCGATATTCTCTGGAATGTAATCCATATTAACTTGCCTGATATTTTGCCAGAAATTCAAGCAATTTTAGAAGGTCTGGAGCGTTAG
- a CDS encoding HepT-like ribonuclease domain-containing protein, with protein sequence MLRDKQTLVDILTAIQQILKYVQDINQTQLKQDDEKQAAILYRLIIIGEATKRLSDEFRERYPAIPWRQMAGLRDVVIHDYDELDFNILWNVIHINLPDILPEIQAILEGLER encoded by the coding sequence ATGCTGCGAGATAAACAAACATTAGTTGATATCTTAACCGCGATTCAGCAAATTTTGAAATATGTTCAAGACATCAACCAAACACAATTGAAGCAAGATGACGAAAAACAAGCCGCTATTTTATATCGACTCATTATTATTGGAGAAGCAACTAAGCGTCTGTCTGATGAATTCCGTGAGCGATATCCAGCAATTCCCTGGCGGCAAATGGCGGGTTTGAGAGATGTCGTTATCCATGACTATGATGAACTGGATTTCAATATCCTCTGGAATGTGATCCATATTAATTTGCCTGATATTTTGCCAGAAATTCAAGCAATTTTAGAAGGTCTGGAGCGTTAG
- a CDS encoding Eco57I restriction-modification methylase domain-containing protein, with protein MPLNRQRAQKYLQTFDFESLFIEELGWDTVDRVTLPFEVDRHSFEVVSIAQKRGFIVYQCITPEIPARPIRVKLDRQLTDYSKSHLLVFGDEGKTQQKWLWLKPELGKSAKVRSHSHKVSQNPEPLLQKLEALIVDLKEEETLTHVDVAQKVKQGFDVERVTKQFFQDFEGLHQQFCLEIEGIDSESDRRWYASVLLNRLMFVYFLQRRYFLDNSDASYLQNKLKACQQEGRNFYQFLQDLFFLGFAEPEYLRNPVIQQRIGKICYLNGGLFLRHTIEQKYPQIQISDRAFSQVFDLFSRYSWHLDDRPDKDPLEINPDVLGYIFEKYINQKEFGAYYTRPEITEYLCDRTINKLIRDRLTPLSPSPHSRGARGAGRGAGSEGLSLLIETLDTSQCDRLLNEILPTLTLLDPACGSGAFLVAAMKTLIGIYTQVVTRAKSLLENPHSLTPSPPLGEEPGGRAISPHELAARARITQWLQEAGKHPSLEYYIKKRIITDNLYGVDIMEEATEIAKLRLFLALVASAKTVNDLEPLPNIDFNIMAGNSLIGLIRVDSEGFDRLTPLSPSPHSRGARGAGKGAGGESLLQGNLLQPLAASTYQQILRDKNQSIALYKKHAFQQDDPDLPQETRLLQLRNHIQKLNEEAQAKLNQLLLDKFSTKLGIKYEQAQLTGKPKKRVLNLADISALEPFHWGYHFDTVFARGGFDAIITNPPWETFKPQAKEFFANHSDLVTKNKMDIKAFEKEQKKLLDNPEIAAAWLDYQSKFPYVSAYFRSAEDYINQISIVNSKKAGTDINLYKLFLERCYHLLRQGGECGIVIPSGIYTDLGTKQLRQMLFSQTKITGLFCFENRRSIFEGVDSRFKFVILTFEKGGQTDSFPVRFMRHDVAELAAFPKPDDLVLDVSLIRKLSPDSLSIMEFKEPIDIAIAQKMLQFPLLGEAIEGTWNLKLTREFDMTNDSYLFKTEPAPRRLPLYEGKMIHQFTHRFAPPRYWIDEKEGRKALLGKNGVDNGQKLDYQDYRLGFRDVASNTNERTMIATVISPNLFAGNTLITSLGLNDFQELLLTTAILSSFVVDFSLRQKVTAHCNMFYVYSTPIPRLQEGDQWFTEIVERAAKLICTTPEFDDLWQEVFPHPLAPSPKGGEGEQEGGSAPLSASPHSLGARGAGRGAGGKGVTDETERAKLRAELDGIIAHLYGLTEAEFAHILSTFPLVPDATKQAALNAYRDVAQGLIT; from the coding sequence ATGCCACTGAATCGCCAACGCGCCCAAAAGTATCTCCAGACGTTTGATTTTGAATCCCTGTTCATTGAAGAATTGGGCTGGGATACGGTCGATCGCGTCACCCTGCCCTTCGAGGTTGACCGTCACTCTTTCGAGGTGGTGTCTATTGCCCAAAAGCGTGGTTTCATTGTCTACCAGTGCATAACGCCAGAGATTCCGGCGCGGCCAATCCGGGTGAAGCTCGATCGCCAACTGACCGACTACAGCAAATCGCACCTGTTGGTGTTTGGCGATGAGGGCAAGACGCAGCAGAAGTGGTTGTGGCTCAAACCAGAACTTGGCAAAAGCGCTAAGGTGCGATCGCACTCTCACAAAGTGAGTCAAAATCCTGAACCACTTTTGCAAAAGCTAGAGGCTTTGATCGTAGACCTGAAAGAAGAGGAGACCTTAACCCATGTGGATGTGGCGCAGAAGGTGAAGCAGGGGTTTGATGTTGAACGGGTTACCAAACAGTTTTTCCAAGATTTTGAAGGGCTTCATCAGCAGTTTTGTTTGGAAATTGAGGGGATTGATTCGGAGAGCGATCGCCGGTGGTATGCCTCAGTTTTGCTCAACCGGTTAATGTTTGTCTATTTCCTACAGCGTCGCTATTTCCTAGACAATAGCGATGCCTCATATTTGCAAAATAAACTGAAAGCCTGTCAACAGGAAGGTCGAAACTTTTATCAGTTTCTCCAGGATCTATTCTTTCTTGGTTTTGCTGAGCCGGAATACCTGCGTAATCCGGTGATTCAGCAGCGTATAGGCAAGATTTGTTATCTCAACGGAGGCTTATTCCTCCGCCACACGATCGAGCAAAAGTATCCGCAAATTCAGATTAGCGATCGCGCCTTTTCCCAAGTATTCGATCTATTTTCTCGCTATTCCTGGCATTTGGACGATCGCCCGGACAAAGACCCCTTGGAAATCAACCCCGATGTGTTGGGCTATATCTTCGAGAAGTATATCAACCAAAAAGAATTTGGTGCCTATTACACCCGCCCAGAGATTACCGAATATCTGTGCGATCGCACGATTAACAAACTCATTCGCGATCGTCTGACTCCCCTCTCCCCATCCCCCCATTCGCGGGGGGCTAGGGGGGCAGGGAGAGGTGCCGGGAGTGAGGGCCTATCCTTACTGATTGAAACCTTAGATACCAGCCAATGCGATCGCCTGTTAAATGAGATTCTGCCCACCCTGACGTTACTGGATCCTGCCTGTGGTTCGGGGGCATTTCTGGTAGCGGCAATGAAAACGTTGATTGGCATCTACACCCAAGTTGTAACAAGGGCTAAGTCATTGCTAGAGAACCCTCATTCCCTCACCCCTTCTCCCCCCTTGGGAGAGGAACCGGGGGGGAGGGCAATTTCCCCCCATGAATTGGCAGCAAGGGCAAGAATCACGCAATGGTTGCAGGAGGCAGGCAAGCATCCTTCCCTGGAGTATTACATTAAAAAACGCATCATCACCGACAACCTCTATGGCGTAGACATCATGGAGGAAGCGACAGAAATCGCTAAATTGCGTCTATTTTTAGCACTCGTTGCCTCAGCCAAAACCGTGAATGACTTAGAACCCCTGCCCAACATTGACTTCAACATCATGGCAGGCAATTCTTTGATTGGACTTATTCGCGTGGATTCCGAAGGATTCGATCGCCTGACTCCCCTCTCCCCATCCCCCCATTCGCGGGGGGCTAGGGGGGCAGGGAAAGGAGCCGGGGGTGAGAGCTTACTTCAGGGCAATCTCTTGCAGCCCCTAGCCGCTTCCACCTATCAGCAAATTCTGCGAGATAAAAACCAAAGCATTGCCCTCTACAAAAAACACGCCTTCCAGCAAGACGACCCAGACCTACCCCAAGAAACCCGTCTACTGCAACTGCGCAATCATATTCAAAAGCTCAATGAAGAAGCCCAAGCCAAATTAAATCAATTACTGTTGGATAAATTTAGCACCAAGCTAGGGATCAAGTATGAGCAAGCCCAACTAACCGGTAAACCCAAAAAACGAGTACTAAACCTTGCCGATATTAGCGCTTTAGAACCCTTCCACTGGGGCTATCATTTCGACACCGTATTTGCCCGCGGTGGCTTTGATGCCATCATTACCAACCCGCCTTGGGAAACCTTTAAGCCCCAAGCCAAGGAATTTTTTGCCAATCATAGCGACTTGGTTACTAAAAACAAGATGGACATAAAAGCTTTTGAGAAAGAACAAAAAAAGCTGTTAGACAACCCCGAAATTGCCGCCGCTTGGCTAGACTATCAGAGCAAATTTCCCTATGTGAGTGCCTATTTCCGTTCGGCTGAAGACTATATCAATCAAATCTCGATCGTAAATAGCAAAAAGGCAGGCACCGACATTAATCTCTATAAGCTATTTCTAGAGCGTTGCTACCATCTTTTACGACAAGGCGGCGAGTGCGGCATTGTCATTCCCAGCGGCATTTATACGGATCTAGGCACCAAGCAGTTACGGCAAATGCTGTTTTCCCAAACTAAAATCACAGGTTTATTCTGCTTTGAAAATCGTAGGTCAATTTTTGAAGGGGTTGATAGTCGTTTTAAGTTTGTCATTTTAACTTTTGAAAAGGGCGGACAGACCGACTCCTTCCCAGTGCGCTTCATGCGGCATGATGTGGCAGAATTAGCAGCTTTCCCGAAACCGGATGACCTTGTATTGGACGTGTCGCTGATCCGCAAGCTCTCGCCTGACTCGCTCTCCATCATGGAGTTTAAGGAACCCATCGATATTGCTATTGCCCAAAAGATGCTGCAATTTCCCTTGTTGGGTGAAGCAATTGAGGGAACATGGAATCTAAAGCTCACTCGTGAATTTGACATGACTAATGACAGTTATCTATTCAAAACGGAGCCTGCCCCGCGGCGCTTGCCGCTCTACGAAGGCAAGATGATTCATCAGTTTACCCATCGGTTTGCCCCACCCCGCTACTGGATCGATGAAAAAGAAGGACGCAAGGCGCTGTTAGGAAAGAATGGAGTGGATAATGGTCAAAAGTTGGATTATCAAGATTATCGTTTGGGATTTAGAGATGTTGCAAGTAATACGAATGAACGAACAATGATTGCAACGGTCATATCTCCTAACTTGTTTGCAGGCAATACGTTGATAACATCTTTGGGATTAAATGATTTTCAAGAACTACTTTTAACCACAGCAATACTAAGCAGTTTTGTTGTTGATTTCTCATTACGACAGAAAGTGACAGCTCATTGCAATATGTTTTATGTTTATTCAACCCCTATTCCCCGCCTTCAAGAGGGCGACCAATGGTTTACCGAAATTGTGGAACGCGCTGCCAAACTCATCTGTACCACCCCCGAATTTGACGACTTGTGGCAAGAGGTTTTCCCTCATCCCCTAGCCCCTTCTCCCAAGGGGGGAGAAGGGGAACAAGAAGGTGGTTCGGCTCCCCTCTCTGCATCCCCCCATTCGCTGGGGGCTAGGGGGGCTGGGAGAGGGGCTGGGGGTAAGGGTGTTACTGATGAAACCGAGCGGGCGAAGTTGCGGGCAGAACTCGATGGCATCATTGCCCACCTCTATGGCCTCACCGAAGCCGAATTTGCCCATATCCTCAGCACTTTTCCCCTTGTTCCCGATGCCACCAAACAAGCCGCCCTTAATGCGTACCGCGATGTCGCTCAGGGGCTGATAACATGA
- a CDS encoding DUF2281 domain-containing protein, whose amino-acid sequence MSITEAQLLEIIRQLPQPALDEVKVFLDFLTWRYQENLPQLRGAAIVAAMRGKATAEMTTDEILNLTRGNE is encoded by the coding sequence ATGTCAATCACTGAAGCCCAACTCTTAGAAATAATTCGGCAGCTACCCCAACCCGCTTTAGATGAAGTAAAGGTATTTTTAGATTTTCTAACCTGGCGTTATCAAGAAAATTTGCCCCAGCTACGGGGAGCAGCCATCGTTGCAGCCATGCGGGGTAAAGCCACAGCCGAAATGACAACCGATGAAATCCTAAACCTGACGCGGGGCAATGAATGA
- a CDS encoding DUF3644 domain-containing protein, whose protein sequence is MPKTLPREIKIHLEKATESALLAVDIYNKPATKFRSGGYIVLMCLAWTALFHAIFFKNGVKPFYRQKNSRKYLKVDGDYKAWELKECLQQYYKGQYPAVRKNIEFFIPLRNKLEHRSMPQLDIHIFGECQAFLFNFEDLLIQEFGSKYALNEHGFISLQFSHVRHEDQQKAIREMQKPLAREIKDYIDKFRSSLTTNITDSLQYSYKVYIIPKLSSHQNSSDLAVEFVKYDPNNPEEMKKYSQVAALLKVSQVQVANAGKLKAGEVASKVEPIVKQIMGQDAKFTASHHHVRAARYYKVRPKRGEDKRKTNPKYCHYDEAHDDYVYTDEWVNFLKTEMEKEGQYEKVMKHNE, encoded by the coding sequence ATGCCAAAAACTTTACCAAGAGAGATTAAAATACATCTCGAAAAAGCAACAGAAAGCGCCTTGTTAGCTGTAGATATTTACAACAAGCCAGCTACAAAATTTCGCTCAGGTGGCTACATAGTTTTGATGTGTTTAGCCTGGACAGCACTTTTTCATGCAATCTTTTTTAAAAACGGAGTCAAACCATTCTATAGACAAAAAAATTCTCGAAAATATTTGAAGGTTGATGGAGACTATAAAGCTTGGGAATTGAAAGAATGCCTTCAACAATATTACAAAGGTCAATATCCTGCCGTCAGAAAAAATATAGAATTTTTCATCCCCCTTAGAAATAAATTAGAGCATCGTTCCATGCCACAACTTGACATTCATATATTTGGTGAATGTCAGGCTTTTTTATTTAACTTTGAAGACTTACTAATTCAAGAATTTGGTTCTAAATATGCGCTAAATGAGCACGGTTTTATATCACTTCAATTCTCTCATGTTCGTCATGAAGATCAGCAAAAAGCCATCCGAGAAATGCAGAAGCCTTTAGCTAGAGAAATAAAAGATTACATTGACAAATTTAGATCTTCATTGACCACTAACATAACTGATAGTCTTCAGTATAGCTATAAAGTTTATATTATTCCCAAGCTATCTAGTCATCAAAATAGTTCAGATCTTGCTGTTGAATTTGTCAAATATGATCCCAACAACCCTGAAGAGATGAAGAAATATAGCCAAGTTGCTGCATTACTCAAAGTGAGTCAAGTTCAAGTAGCCAATGCTGGAAAGCTTAAAGCTGGTGAAGTCGCCTCAAAAGTAGAACCAATTGTCAAACAAATTATGGGACAGGATGCAAAATTTACTGCTAGTCATCACCATGTTCGTGCAGCCCGTTACTACAAAGTACGCCCAAAGAGGGGAGAAGACAAACGTAAGACAAATCCAAAATACTGTCATTACGATGAAGCTCATGACGACTATGTTTACACGGATGAATGGGTAAATTTTCTAAAAACTGAAATGGAAAAGGAAGGGCAGTATGAAAAAGTAATGAAGCACAACGAGTAA